The Bacillus sp. Y1 genome has a window encoding:
- a CDS encoding SRPBCC family protein translates to MRKRVDYELNTQVTTKFKILTSANEVFEAIVDPVKIGNYWFSSSSERWEQGKKITLRYDEYEAEGVIKVVEIVEGKKIVYSWGEEHGEVTTVTIVLKELDQSTTIIEITESGFKEEDPDLVAKLLGQKEGWVYMLSCLKAYLENGVNNLRASLIH, encoded by the coding sequence ATGCGAAAGAGAGTTGATTACGAATTGAATACACAAGTAACGACAAAATTTAAAATACTTACATCCGCTAATGAGGTATTTGAAGCGATCGTTGACCCTGTGAAAATAGGGAACTACTGGTTCTCTTCCAGTTCGGAAAGATGGGAACAAGGAAAAAAGATTACCTTGAGATATGATGAGTATGAAGCAGAAGGGGTTATTAAGGTAGTAGAAATCGTGGAAGGGAAGAAAATCGTCTATTCTTGGGGAGAAGAGCACGGAGAAGTAACGACGGTTACCATAGTATTAAAAGAGTTGGATCAATCGACAACCATCATTGAAATAACCGAATCCGGCTTTAAAGAAGAAGACCCTGATTTAGTAGCCAAATTGCTGGGACAAAAAGAGGGTTGGGTCTATATGTTGTCCTGTTTAAAGGCTTATTTGGAAAATGGGGTAAATAATTTGAGAGCTTCGTTAATTCATTAA
- a CDS encoding PD-(D/E)XK nuclease family protein yields the protein MMKSLKRMLYELTMDKEFVALKFLIDRPNVFHVVGATHLETWHSRFLTWLLDPTERHMLGYYPFQRFLMAVAESADENLDDITDLAMLNVNQFRNPEVIAEKDINKLDIDEQENLEESEKNDDKGRLDVFFKVKIVDEKDPSQEKRLILAVEQKVYARVDVNQCNKYLRKFEEKFKDETFLLVGLVPKSQIKESNEATFGSSKWNGIDYQQLVDIVLMPCLENPDLSLYAKPIIQQYVDALRMPYKGKREKLATIEEERILVRSIYDRFEDVFKAITNISNEDDSEERNYVNTVVNETYGEVFRTIKWILNEENDVEELWNFSIPFQRTIHKRWDELHIVINHKNEETIIEGKTVAELWKKTLQWIEEKQLPLHQLVEEGFILGGGDRGNRYAIALQPIHKNRKKFASVHTYESMITGETYFMETKINPHSGMLTIAKLLKNLGVEVETPLLGNGQVSSPLEIF from the coding sequence ATGATGAAATCACTAAAACGAATGTTGTATGAATTAACGATGGATAAAGAATTTGTCGCCTTAAAATTCCTAATTGACCGTCCGAATGTGTTCCATGTCGTTGGGGCTACCCATTTAGAAACGTGGCATTCACGGTTCTTAACCTGGCTGCTGGATCCGACCGAAAGACATATGCTTGGGTATTATCCGTTTCAAAGATTCTTAATGGCCGTGGCCGAATCAGCTGATGAAAATTTAGATGATATTACGGATCTCGCCATGCTAAATGTGAATCAATTTAGAAATCCAGAAGTCATAGCTGAAAAGGATATTAACAAACTGGATATTGATGAACAGGAAAACCTCGAGGAATCTGAAAAGAATGACGACAAAGGAAGACTGGATGTTTTCTTTAAGGTAAAGATCGTCGATGAAAAAGACCCTAGCCAGGAAAAAAGATTAATCCTAGCAGTCGAGCAAAAGGTTTACGCAAGAGTGGACGTGAATCAATGCAACAAATACTTAAGAAAATTCGAAGAAAAATTCAAAGACGAAACGTTCCTGCTGGTCGGCTTAGTACCAAAAAGCCAAATCAAAGAATCCAATGAAGCAACGTTTGGCAGCTCCAAATGGAATGGAATCGATTATCAGCAATTAGTAGACATCGTTCTCATGCCTTGCCTAGAAAACCCAGATTTAAGCCTTTACGCCAAACCGATCATTCAGCAGTACGTAGATGCCTTACGTATGCCTTATAAAGGAAAACGTGAAAAACTGGCGACGATTGAAGAAGAACGCATCCTCGTTCGCTCGATTTATGACCGCTTTGAAGATGTGTTTAAAGCCATTACGAACATATCAAATGAAGACGACAGTGAAGAAAGAAACTATGTGAACACGGTCGTGAACGAAACCTATGGGGAAGTATTTAGAACGATCAAATGGATTCTGAATGAGGAAAACGATGTAGAGGAGTTATGGAATTTCTCGATACCATTCCAAAGAACCATACATAAAAGATGGGACGAGCTTCATATTGTCATTAATCATAAGAACGAAGAAACCATTATTGAAGGAAAAACAGTGGCGGAACTTTGGAAAAAGACGTTGCAGTGGATCGAAGAGAAGCAACTTCCTCTTCATCAGCTGGTCGAAGAAGGATTTATTCTTGGTGGCGGTGACAGAGGAAACCGTTATGCCATTGCGTTGCAGCCGATTCATAAAAATAGGAAGAAGTTTGCCTCGGTGCATACTTATGAATCTATGATTACTGGGGAGACTTACTTCATGGAGACGAAGATTAATCCTCATAGTGGGATGTTGACGATTGCTAAACTCCTAAAGAACCTAGGTGTAGAGGTGGAAACACCGCTGTTAGGGAACGGACAAGTAAGTTCTCCTTTGGAGATTTTTTAA
- a CDS encoding cysteine desulfurase family protein — translation MLYLDNSATTAILPEVKDAMLPFLMEEFGNPSSKYYSLATNALTAVKTARINVSKLLGSSSDEIYFTSGSTESNNMILKGVADAYEQKGKHIITSKVEHPSILEVCQYLETKGFRVTYLEVDQFGRISIEDLEASITPETILVTIMWANNEVGSLNDIKRISDLCHEKDVFFHTDATQAVSKIDFKLENYPGITFLSCSAHKFHGPKGTGAVFIKNDQYGIPTKITPLLHGGGQENGLRNGTLAVHNIVGMGKAAEIAELNLENNIKKLVNLEQILTEILLEKFGTNISFNNDSTNKIPGLLSIKFIGLNNEILVKQLAPVIAVSTGSACSSSKPSHVLQAIGLSMGELRSTIRISLSPTSELNDLELFNSL, via the coding sequence ATGCTCTATCTAGATAATAGTGCAACAACTGCAATTCTCCCTGAGGTTAAGGATGCCATGCTCCCCTTTTTAATGGAGGAGTTTGGTAATCCCTCAAGTAAATATTATAGTCTTGCTACAAATGCATTGACTGCCGTTAAAACAGCTCGAATTAATGTCTCAAAATTGCTAGGTTCTTCAAGTGATGAAATCTACTTTACTAGTGGGTCAACTGAAAGTAACAACATGATACTTAAAGGTGTGGCGGATGCTTACGAACAAAAAGGGAAACATATAATCACTTCTAAAGTTGAGCACCCTTCAATTTTAGAGGTTTGTCAATATCTTGAAACAAAAGGATTTCGTGTTACTTATTTAGAGGTTGATCAGTTTGGAAGGATTTCTATTGAGGACTTAGAAGCATCTATTACTCCCGAAACGATACTTGTTACTATCATGTGGGCAAATAATGAAGTTGGTTCTTTAAATGACATTAAAAGAATTTCGGATTTATGTCATGAGAAAGACGTATTTTTCCATACAGATGCAACTCAAGCAGTAAGTAAAATAGATTTTAAACTAGAGAACTATCCAGGTATCACTTTTCTATCTTGCTCTGCTCATAAATTTCATGGTCCAAAAGGGACTGGTGCTGTATTTATAAAGAATGACCAATATGGTATTCCTACAAAAATAACACCTCTCCTCCACGGTGGTGGACAAGAAAATGGTCTTAGAAATGGAACGCTTGCTGTTCATAACATTGTTGGTATGGGAAAAGCAGCTGAGATTGCAGAATTAAATTTAGAGAATAACATTAAAAAATTAGTTAATCTAGAGCAAATACTAACTGAGATATTATTAGAAAAATTTGGAACAAACATCAGTTTCAACAATGATTCTACAAATAAGATTCCTGGTTTATTAAGTATCAAGTTCATTGGATTAAATAATGAGATATTAGTCAAACAGTTAGCTCCCGTTATCGCAGTATCAACGGGTTCAGCATGTAGTTCAAGTAAGCCAAGCCATGTATTACAAGCAATTGGCCTGTCAATGGGAGAACTTCGTTCGACAATTAGAATTTCCCTCTCCCCTACTAGCGAATTAAACGATTTGGAACTCTTTAATAGTTTGTAA
- the dndE gene encoding DNA sulfur modification protein DndE — protein sequence MNFRLKTSKQTGEKLAFLQNSTGLTWNILARLAISLSLKDPSVPNPVDNKAGVDIHRNALTGDNDYVYKAMIRQHSKRNVPEEEYFPDLFNAHLDRGIQLLENEYKHAGNYEKLLINLLKMN from the coding sequence ATGAACTTTAGATTAAAAACTTCTAAACAAACGGGAGAAAAACTAGCCTTTCTTCAAAACTCTACTGGTCTAACATGGAACATACTAGCAAGGCTTGCTATTTCATTGTCACTTAAAGATCCTTCTGTTCCAAATCCGGTAGACAATAAAGCTGGTGTTGATATTCATCGAAATGCACTTACTGGAGATAATGATTATGTCTATAAAGCTATGATTAGACAACATTCAAAGCGTAATGTCCCTGAAGAAGAATATTTTCCAGACTTATTTAATGCACACTTAGACAGAGGAATTCAACTCCTTGAAAATGAATATAAACATGCCGGTAACTATGAAAAGCTATTAATAAACTTACTAAAAATGAACTAA
- the dndD gene encoding DNA sulfur modification protein DndD has product MLINSINLTNIGPYRGINKIDFKVNNKEKRNTILIGGQNGAGKTTLLNSFKLGLFGSFAFGYKTDNNEYFNKVESMLNNQAKKFGENNYKIVIDIEIVEDFKKKHYTLYRYWKYKNNSIKEIFDVVGNGKHLDEYEKDVFHSKLKELMPPHLLDLCLFDGEEISKIINQNLLSDYIKKLSKVVFNLDLFETLEFDLESYLQQTFDTKKLSEKELEILDKRTQAKELNNRLLTLYNEKSNVELQKKALEEEYQNLKKDFEIHGGLVRNERDEINKKINTLESERKITQEKIRIFVANLLPFLISKENISQTRKQLSEEENFQLFSKLEKSLTNEKLNGIASFIELTDTNKINALKEKILETVKPTEEMYFIHGASFSESAQIENVYSQLQQPLNDEYLELISSNKSKLTEISGLREKLKISDNSSEFNEMLNRMEELNQLVAKVSLNLDDLDKSSSEVETKLKEVSTVIESYDSKIREQEKTKNAFEESQKIISLSQKFRKLQIQKKLQQVQIQATNMLKSMLRKHNYIYSIRIDPETFDVLLFDENRERIEKSTLSAGEKQILLLSIIWAIFKCSGRRVPFIFDTLLGRLDKIHKESILKELIPVCGEQVIILSTDTEIDQHHYEIITSHLAKEYTLLFNVTDKTTSVEDHYFSLNSTELSI; this is encoded by the coding sequence ATGCTTATTAATAGTATTAATTTAACAAATATTGGCCCTTATCGAGGAATTAATAAAATTGATTTTAAAGTGAATAATAAAGAAAAGAGAAATACCATCCTAATCGGTGGTCAAAATGGTGCAGGGAAAACTACATTATTAAACTCATTTAAATTAGGTCTATTTGGTTCATTTGCCTTCGGTTATAAAACAGATAATAATGAGTATTTTAATAAAGTTGAATCCATGTTAAACAACCAGGCTAAAAAGTTTGGTGAAAATAACTATAAAATCGTAATTGATATCGAAATTGTGGAAGATTTTAAAAAGAAACATTACACCCTTTATCGATATTGGAAATATAAAAATAATTCGATCAAAGAAATATTTGATGTTGTAGGTAACGGAAAACATTTAGATGAATATGAAAAGGATGTTTTTCATTCTAAATTAAAAGAGTTAATGCCCCCCCACCTACTAGATCTCTGTTTATTTGACGGTGAGGAAATCTCCAAGATTATTAACCAAAATTTACTTTCAGATTATATCAAGAAACTTTCTAAAGTTGTTTTTAATCTAGATTTATTTGAAACTCTTGAATTTGATTTAGAATCATACCTTCAGCAAACCTTTGATACAAAAAAATTAAGTGAAAAAGAATTGGAAATACTAGATAAGAGAACCCAGGCCAAAGAGCTTAATAATAGATTACTCACTTTGTATAATGAAAAAAGTAATGTTGAATTACAAAAGAAAGCTCTTGAAGAGGAATACCAAAATCTAAAAAAAGATTTTGAAATACATGGAGGTCTTGTTCGTAATGAGAGAGATGAAATAAATAAAAAGATTAATACTCTTGAGTCAGAGCGTAAAATAACTCAAGAGAAGATTAGAATTTTCGTAGCAAATCTACTACCCTTTTTAATTAGTAAGGAAAATATTTCCCAGACACGAAAACAATTATCTGAAGAAGAAAACTTTCAACTGTTTTCGAAATTAGAAAAAAGCTTAACTAATGAAAAGCTTAATGGGATCGCATCTTTTATTGAATTGACTGATACTAATAAAATTAATGCTTTAAAAGAGAAAATATTAGAAACGGTTAAACCAACAGAAGAAATGTATTTTATTCATGGTGCTTCATTTTCAGAAAGTGCTCAAATAGAAAATGTTTACTCTCAATTGCAACAACCACTAAATGATGAGTATCTTGAACTAATAAGTTCAAATAAATCCAAGTTAACTGAAATAAGTGGTTTAAGAGAGAAACTTAAAATTAGTGACAATTCCTCTGAATTTAATGAAATGTTGAATAGAATGGAAGAACTCAATCAGTTAGTTGCAAAAGTTAGTCTAAACTTAGATGATTTAGATAAATCCAGCTCTGAAGTTGAAACTAAACTAAAAGAAGTTTCTACGGTCATTGAAAGTTATGATTCTAAAATCCGTGAACAAGAAAAAACAAAAAATGCCTTTGAAGAGTCTCAAAAAATTATTTCTTTGAGTCAAAAATTCAGGAAACTACAAATTCAAAAGAAATTACAACAAGTTCAAATTCAAGCAACTAATATGTTAAAGAGTATGTTAAGAAAACATAACTATATCTATAGCATAAGAATCGACCCAGAAACTTTTGATGTACTACTTTTCGATGAAAACAGAGAAAGAATTGAAAAGTCAACGCTGTCTGCTGGTGAAAAACAAATTTTATTACTTTCAATAATATGGGCAATTTTTAAATGTTCTGGAAGAAGAGTACCTTTCATTTTTGATACTCTTCTCGGTCGACTTGATAAAATCCATAAAGAAAGTATCTTGAAAGAACTTATACCAGTTTGTGGTGAACAAGTAATTATCTTATCTACAGATACCGAAATAGATCAACACCATTACGAAATAATAACTTCCCATCTAGCAAAGGAATATACTTTATTATTCAATGTTACAGATAAAACAACTAGTGTTGAAGACCACTACTTCTCACTTAACAGTACGGAGTTGAGTATATGA
- the dndC gene encoding DNA phosphorothioation system sulfurtransferase DndC: MSNGIITNLFSKTNSLIDEAKQQIKEVYKSDTRPWVVGYSGGKDSTVVVQLVFEALCELPKEDLNKKVYVISSDTLVETPLIIQSINQTLRNIQDEALKRELPIETHKVKPMVDQSFWVNIIGKGYPSPNQQFRWCTDRMKIEPANQFIMDKVDSFGEVIMVLGVREDESATRANVIRSHTVEGKVLMRHSTLSNAYVYAPIKKLSVDDVWDYLLNNQSPWGDDNFELHRLYQDSSSGECPLVVDQSIKESAGSCGNSRFGCWVCTVVNEDKALSGFIQSGHDWMKPLLDFRNWLTSIRDDRSRRMKYRMNGQIYFREVKIEVKDEKEFVLIPKKGGRAKEYIPLEKYKVIEKENLKEYLEANNIDLSTSDDPDILIRGENGELTRLGLGPYTMEARAEILQKLLQVQRDLKHPTDDNYDLIKEDELREIRKVWFKKGDWEDQVPQIYRYVFGKDLEWEFDDRPLFDKEQISDLELLSDEFKVDIKVLKKLVSIEKDYSGYKVRRGLMDEIDKVLKQDYLHL, from the coding sequence ATGTCTAATGGGATTATTACAAATCTATTTAGTAAAACAAATAGTTTAATAGATGAAGCAAAACAGCAAATTAAAGAGGTATATAAATCAGATACACGTCCATGGGTAGTTGGGTATAGTGGTGGAAAAGATTCCACAGTTGTTGTTCAACTTGTGTTTGAGGCTTTGTGTGAACTTCCTAAAGAAGACTTGAATAAGAAGGTATACGTTATTTCATCCGATACACTCGTTGAAACACCTCTTATTATCCAGTCAATTAATCAAACACTTAGAAACATTCAAGATGAAGCATTAAAACGTGAACTCCCTATTGAGACTCATAAAGTTAAACCAATGGTGGACCAATCTTTTTGGGTAAATATTATAGGCAAAGGTTATCCATCACCTAATCAACAATTTAGATGGTGTACTGACCGAATGAAAATAGAACCTGCAAACCAATTCATAATGGATAAGGTAGATTCGTTTGGTGAAGTAATTATGGTATTAGGTGTACGTGAAGATGAAAGTGCAACAAGAGCCAATGTTATTCGTTCTCATACAGTCGAAGGAAAAGTATTAATGAGACACTCTACCCTTTCGAATGCCTATGTATATGCTCCTATTAAGAAACTTTCTGTAGACGATGTTTGGGATTACCTACTAAACAATCAATCCCCATGGGGAGACGATAACTTTGAACTACACCGTCTATACCAGGATTCTAGTAGTGGTGAATGTCCCCTTGTAGTAGACCAATCGATTAAAGAAAGTGCCGGTTCCTGCGGAAACAGTAGATTCGGATGTTGGGTATGTACAGTAGTCAATGAAGATAAAGCCCTTTCTGGATTTATTCAAAGTGGTCATGATTGGATGAAACCATTACTAGATTTCAGAAATTGGTTAACTTCTATTCGTGATGATCGCTCTCGTCGTATGAAGTATCGAATGAACGGACAAATCTATTTTAGAGAAGTAAAAATTGAAGTGAAAGATGAAAAAGAGTTTGTCCTTATTCCTAAAAAAGGCGGAAGAGCAAAAGAATATATCCCATTAGAGAAATATAAAGTAATAGAAAAAGAGAACCTAAAAGAGTACTTAGAAGCAAATAATATTGATTTGAGTACTTCTGACGATCCTGATATTCTTATTCGTGGAGAAAATGGTGAATTAACTAGATTGGGACTTGGTCCATATACAATGGAAGCACGAGCAGAAATTTTACAAAAGTTATTACAAGTTCAACGAGATCTAAAACATCCAACTGATGATAATTACGACCTTATTAAAGAAGATGAACTAAGAGAAATTAGAAAAGTTTGGTTTAAAAAAGGTGATTGGGAAGACCAGGTTCCTCAAATCTACCGGTATGTATTTGGTAAAGATCTTGAATGGGAATTTGATGACCGTCCATTATTTGATAAAGAACAAATTTCAGACCTTGAACTGTTAAGTGATGAATTTAAAGTGGATATAAAAGTACTAAAGAAATTAGTATCGATTGAAAAAGATTATTCAGGTTATAAAGTACGTCGTGGATTAATGGATGAAATTGATAAAGTTTTAAAACAAGACTACTTACACCTCTAA
- the dndB gene encoding DNA sulfur modification protein DndB has translation MDVAFSYNFPAIRGTQAGKDYFVAMCPLRIIPKIFLFDEEEIPPEHRAQRILNKARIPELTNYIVDNQKDYVFSSITASIDGEVFFQPYSSDPSSKDLGQLRIALDARFLINDGQHRRAAIEEALKISPELGSETISVVFFHDEGLIKSQQIFSDLNRHAVNTTSSIGILYDHRDKLAIVTKDLIHSNQLLNRYTDREKVSLSKNSPKILALNHIFNTNLKLLGITKGQTITEDDEKFIFEFWDVLTDSVNEWQQVLNKELSPRELRANFIVGHGVFIEAVGVVGKYLRDYYSDDWKLFIQKFSKIDWNRNNNEDWLDRAFNKNGRIQKTNYTVQLTANRIKQLLNLPLLESEQNFELKFKQGDVQHV, from the coding sequence ATGGATGTAGCGTTCAGTTATAACTTCCCTGCTATTCGTGGTACTCAGGCCGGGAAAGATTACTTTGTTGCAATGTGCCCTTTAAGAATAATCCCTAAAATCTTCCTATTTGACGAAGAGGAAATTCCACCTGAACATCGTGCACAACGAATTCTAAATAAAGCAAGAATACCAGAATTAACAAATTATATCGTTGATAATCAGAAGGATTACGTATTCTCGTCTATTACAGCTTCTATTGATGGAGAAGTTTTTTTCCAACCTTATAGCTCAGACCCTTCTTCTAAAGACCTTGGACAATTAAGAATTGCTTTAGATGCTAGATTTCTAATTAATGATGGTCAGCATAGACGCGCTGCTATTGAGGAAGCACTAAAGATTTCTCCTGAACTGGGTTCTGAAACAATTTCGGTTGTATTTTTCCATGACGAAGGACTAATTAAATCTCAACAAATTTTTTCAGATTTAAATAGGCATGCAGTAAATACAACATCTTCTATTGGCATCTTATATGACCATCGTGATAAACTGGCTATTGTCACTAAAGATCTAATACATTCTAATCAGTTGCTAAATAGATATACTGATAGAGAGAAAGTGTCTCTATCAAAAAACTCACCTAAAATTCTTGCTTTAAATCACATTTTTAATACCAACTTAAAACTTCTAGGTATCACTAAAGGCCAAACAATTACTGAAGATGACGAAAAGTTCATTTTTGAATTCTGGGATGTATTAACAGATTCAGTTAACGAATGGCAACAAGTGTTAAATAAGGAACTCTCACCTAGAGAACTAAGAGCAAATTTCATAGTAGGTCATGGAGTATTCATTGAAGCTGTGGGTGTTGTAGGAAAATACCTAAGAGATTACTATTCAGATGACTGGAAGCTCTTTATACAAAAATTTAGTAAAATCGATTGGAACCGAAATAATAACGAAGACTGGTTAGATCGTGCATTTAATAAAAATGGTAGGATTCAAAAAACCAATTATACCGTTCAATTAACAGCAAATAGGATCAAACAGTTATTGAACTTACCTTTACTGGAAAGTGAACAAAATTTTGAATTGAAATTCAAGCAAGGAGACGTTCAACATGTCTAA
- the dptF gene encoding DNA phosphorothioation-dependent restriction protein DptF — MSKENHFLSFIEPISRVASLNAKKMEDLLFEDPASSIVKARLFSEEIINTVIKIDEEIELPPYISSLYEKVMFLGKEGVLTPDIQRLFDTVRMTGNKAAHNGEFNDIAEAFKLHRVIYDIAVWFYEVYSTPTSQVRIPSYETPRPPKNNTKEMDKLVKEKILELLGEGDLLGLVKNNVNQTSEEPKKEIQDEGTTEILKRDLPKGHSYLQRELSRLRDSAQEAIENANTFSKFKKYLHVERKIQRDIEGILSKKKDNHSGNLVLLCGSVGDGKSHLLAYLKENKPELLEGYEIFNDATESFSPNKNAMETLEEILSDFSDQNIGSANKKVILAINMGVLHNFITRKHSGFTFEGLNNFIKNSDLFSQTITTTYSEDSFNLISFGDYHPFELTENGPKSHFFSTVLQKVFNSSGENPFYLAYKTDLENGIRTMVHENYEFLQNEYIQNQIVDLTIQVLIKYKLVISARSFLNFIADLLIPDNLKNYNVLTDFERIESSVPNLLFNRRERSFILKAMNDLDPVHIRSSHIDNLIIKLNSLSDIKSIIEENVRSEKSKKWLDIFLSNPDLSEYSISWLSEIIIRLSYLTNSSFADKIYDQVYKGFVKNLYYFNSGEKRAIRNYYDQIKDSLFKWKGMPLKNYIYINNPNGKYRLAQTLNMKPTIDHLSFINSNVLESFKANISLAYHDGNPQNTIFLEIDFPLYHLLLRVQEGYCPNRKDYEDAIKFVEFVDKVMKFGNKTSEMLIHFPNDARFYKLKRDDFGAFVFEKE, encoded by the coding sequence TTGTCGAAGGAAAATCATTTTCTATCCTTTATTGAACCAATAAGTAGAGTAGCTTCTTTAAATGCGAAAAAAATGGAAGACCTACTTTTTGAAGATCCAGCTAGTTCGATTGTAAAAGCAAGATTATTTTCAGAAGAAATAATTAATACCGTCATTAAAATAGATGAGGAAATTGAATTACCACCATATATTTCTTCATTGTATGAAAAAGTAATGTTTCTTGGGAAAGAAGGAGTATTAACTCCGGATATTCAAAGGCTATTCGATACAGTTAGAATGACAGGTAACAAGGCTGCGCATAATGGAGAGTTTAATGATATTGCGGAGGCGTTTAAGTTACATCGTGTAATTTACGATATTGCAGTTTGGTTTTATGAAGTCTATTCTACTCCAACTAGTCAAGTACGAATACCTTCATATGAAACACCAAGACCACCTAAAAATAATACTAAAGAAATGGACAAGCTTGTAAAAGAAAAAATATTGGAATTATTAGGTGAAGGTGACCTTTTAGGTTTAGTAAAGAATAATGTAAACCAAACAAGTGAAGAACCTAAGAAAGAAATTCAAGATGAAGGAACAACAGAGATTTTAAAAAGAGACTTGCCTAAAGGTCACAGTTACCTCCAAAGAGAATTGTCTCGTCTAAGAGACTCTGCACAAGAAGCAATTGAAAACGCTAATACATTTAGCAAGTTTAAAAAGTATTTACATGTTGAAAGGAAAATTCAAAGAGATATTGAAGGAATCCTATCAAAGAAAAAAGATAACCATTCAGGTAACTTAGTCTTATTATGTGGAAGTGTAGGAGATGGTAAATCCCATTTACTTGCATATTTAAAAGAAAATAAGCCAGAACTACTTGAGGGGTATGAAATCTTTAATGATGCAACAGAGAGTTTTTCACCAAATAAAAATGCAATGGAGACTTTAGAAGAAATCTTAAGTGATTTTTCTGATCAAAATATAGGTTCAGCAAATAAAAAAGTGATATTAGCAATTAACATGGGGGTTCTACATAACTTCATAACAAGAAAACACTCAGGCTTTACCTTTGAAGGATTAAATAATTTTATAAAAAATAGTGATTTGTTTTCACAGACTATTACAACCACTTACAGTGAAGATTCTTTCAATTTGATTAGTTTCGGAGATTATCATCCTTTTGAATTAACTGAAAATGGACCGAAATCTCATTTCTTTTCAACTGTCTTACAGAAAGTATTTAATTCTTCGGGAGAGAATCCTTTCTATTTAGCTTATAAGACTGATCTCGAAAATGGTATTAGGACAATGGTTCATGAGAATTATGAATTTCTGCAAAATGAATATATACAAAATCAGATAGTTGATTTAACTATACAAGTCTTAATTAAGTATAAGCTAGTTATCTCTGCAAGATCATTTTTGAATTTTATTGCTGACTTACTTATACCAGATAATTTGAAAAATTATAATGTATTAACAGATTTTGAAAGAATTGAATCTTCTGTTCCGAACTTACTATTCAATAGAAGAGAAAGATCTTTTATTTTAAAGGCGATGAATGATCTAGATCCAGTCCATATAAGATCTAGTCATATTGATAATCTAATCATTAAGCTGAACTCACTTAGCGATATCAAATCAATTATTGAAGAGAATGTCCGCTCAGAAAAGTCTAAGAAATGGTTAGATATATTTTTAAGTAATCCTGACTTATCTGAATACAGTATAAGTTGGTTATCAGAGATAATTATCCGACTATCTTATCTTACCAACTCTAGTTTTGCTGATAAGATTTACGATCAAGTATATAAAGGGTTTGTCAAAAATTTATACTACTTTAATAGTGGAGAAAAGCGTGCGATAAGGAATTACTACGACCAAATAAAAGATTCCTTGTTTAAATGGAAAGGAATGCCATTAAAAAATTACATCTATATAAATAACCCTAACGGTAAGTATCGATTAGCACAAACGTTGAATATGAAGCCAACGATTGATCACTTAAGCTTTATTAATTCAAATGTGCTAGAGTCGTTTAAAGCAAATATCTCATTAGCCTATCATGATGGGAATCCTCAAAACACAATTTTCTTAGAAATTGATTTTCCTTTATATCATTTATTATTAAGGGTTCAAGAAGGATATTGTCCAAATAGAAAAGATTATGAAGATGCAATTAAATTTGTGGAATTTGTTGACAAGGTTATGAAGTTCGGAAATAAAACAAGTGAGATGTTAATACACTTTCCAAATGATGCACGTTTTTATAAATTAAAAAGAGACGATTTTGGAGCTTTTGTTTTTGAGAAGGAGTAA